The proteins below are encoded in one region of Castor canadensis chromosome 6, mCasCan1.hap1v2, whole genome shotgun sequence:
- the Nme5 gene encoding nucleoside diphosphate kinase homolog 5 isoform X1, with the protein MEMKMPPPQIYVEKTLAIIKPDIVDKEEEIQDIILRSGFAIVQRRKLQLSPEHCSNFYVEQYGKMFFPNLTAYMSSGPLIAMILARHNAISYWKELLGPSNSLVAKETHPDSLRALYGTDDLRNALHGSNDFAAAEREIRFMFPEVIVEPIPIGQAAKDYLNLYVTPTLLEGLTELCKQKPADPFIWLADWLLRNNPNKPKLHPCSIAEES; encoded by the exons ATGGAGATGAAAATGCCCCCACCGCAGATATATGTAGAAAAAACTCTGGCCATTATCAAACCAGATATTGTTGACAAAGAGGAGGAGATACAAGATATTATTCTCAGATCTGGATTCGCCATTGTTCAG agAAGAAAACTGCAACTCAGTCCTGAGCACTGTAGTAACTTTTATGTGGAACAGTATGGGAAAATGTTTTTCCCAAATTTAACAGCTTACATGAGTTCTGGACCACTCATTGCTATGATATTAGCTAGACATAATGCCATCTCTTACTGGAAAGAACTTTTGGGACCAAGTAATAGTTTAGTAGCTAAGGAGACACACCCAGACAG TCTAAGGGCACTTTATGGCACCGATGACCTAAGGAATGCACTTCATGGGAGTAACGACTTTGCTGCAGCAGAAAGAGAAATTCGTTTCATGTTTCCTGAAG TGATCGTTGAGCCCATTCCAATTGGACAAGCTGCTAAAGActatttaaatttatatgtaacaCCAACTCTGCTTGAAGGACTCACAGAGCTTTGTAAGCAAAAACCAGCAGATCCTTTT aTTTGGCTAGCTGATTGGCTGCTGAGAAATAATCCCAATAAACCTAAACTCCACCCCTGTTCAATTGCAGAAGAGTCATAA
- the Nme5 gene encoding nucleoside diphosphate kinase homolog 5 isoform X2 produces MEMKMPPPQIYVEKTLAIIKPDIVDKEEEIQDIILRSGFAIVQRRKLQLSPEHCSNFYVEQYGKMFFPNLTAYMSSGPLIAMILARHNAISYWKELLGPSNSLVAKETHPDSLRALYGTDDLRNALHGSNDFAAAEREIRFMFPEVIVEPIPIGQAAKDYLNLYVTPTLLEGLTELCKQKPADPF; encoded by the exons ATGGAGATGAAAATGCCCCCACCGCAGATATATGTAGAAAAAACTCTGGCCATTATCAAACCAGATATTGTTGACAAAGAGGAGGAGATACAAGATATTATTCTCAGATCTGGATTCGCCATTGTTCAG agAAGAAAACTGCAACTCAGTCCTGAGCACTGTAGTAACTTTTATGTGGAACAGTATGGGAAAATGTTTTTCCCAAATTTAACAGCTTACATGAGTTCTGGACCACTCATTGCTATGATATTAGCTAGACATAATGCCATCTCTTACTGGAAAGAACTTTTGGGACCAAGTAATAGTTTAGTAGCTAAGGAGACACACCCAGACAG TCTAAGGGCACTTTATGGCACCGATGACCTAAGGAATGCACTTCATGGGAGTAACGACTTTGCTGCAGCAGAAAGAGAAATTCGTTTCATGTTTCCTGAAG TGATCGTTGAGCCCATTCCAATTGGACAAGCTGCTAAAGActatttaaatttatatgtaacaCCAACTCTGCTTGAAGGACTCACAGAGCTTTGTAAGCAAAAACCAGCAGATCCTTTT tga
- the Nme5 gene encoding nucleoside diphosphate kinase homolog 5 isoform X3 yields MEMKMPPPQIYVEKTLAIIKPDIVDKEEEIQDIILRSGFAIVQRRKLQLSPEHCSNFYVEQYGKMFFPNLTAYMSSGPLIAMILARHNAISYWKELLGPSNSLVAKETHPDSLRALYGTDDLRNALHGSNDFAAAEREIRFMFPEVIVEPIPIGQAAKDYLNLYVTPTLLEGLTELYLAS; encoded by the exons ATGGAGATGAAAATGCCCCCACCGCAGATATATGTAGAAAAAACTCTGGCCATTATCAAACCAGATATTGTTGACAAAGAGGAGGAGATACAAGATATTATTCTCAGATCTGGATTCGCCATTGTTCAG agAAGAAAACTGCAACTCAGTCCTGAGCACTGTAGTAACTTTTATGTGGAACAGTATGGGAAAATGTTTTTCCCAAATTTAACAGCTTACATGAGTTCTGGACCACTCATTGCTATGATATTAGCTAGACATAATGCCATCTCTTACTGGAAAGAACTTTTGGGACCAAGTAATAGTTTAGTAGCTAAGGAGACACACCCAGACAG TCTAAGGGCACTTTATGGCACCGATGACCTAAGGAATGCACTTCATGGGAGTAACGACTTTGCTGCAGCAGAAAGAGAAATTCGTTTCATGTTTCCTGAAG TGATCGTTGAGCCCATTCCAATTGGACAAGCTGCTAAAGActatttaaatttatatgtaacaCCAACTCTGCTTGAAGGACTCACAGAGCTTT aTTTGGCTAGCTGA